A stretch of the Enterobacter mori genome encodes the following:
- a CDS encoding head completion/stabilization protein: MQFVSPEQAGESTQDVIKNTSFWPDVRVSEFRRDMRMDGSVTDPRLRLALLTAIAEVNADLYEFREKQRAQGYASLADVPADVIDGESQRLMLYRRAVFCWAKANLVERYRDFDATGDGSKKAEDIETTLGELWRDVRWAESRLRDMPHMTVELI, encoded by the coding sequence ATGCAATTCGTTTCGCCGGAACAGGCCGGGGAAAGTACCCAGGACGTTATTAAAAACACCAGTTTCTGGCCTGATGTCAGGGTTTCAGAGTTCCGCCGTGATATGCGCATGGATGGAAGTGTCACTGATCCGCGCCTGCGTCTGGCGTTGCTGACAGCGATTGCTGAAGTTAACGCCGATCTTTATGAGTTCCGCGAGAAACAACGGGCGCAGGGGTATGCGAGCCTGGCCGACGTCCCTGCTGATGTGATCGACGGCGAAAGCCAGCGGCTCATGCTGTATCGCCGTGCGGTGTTTTGCTGGGCAAAAGCAAACCTGGTTGAGCGCTATCGCGATTTTGACGCAACCGGCGACGGAAGCAAGAAAGCCGAAGATATCGAAACAACCTTAGGCGAGCTGTGGCGCGATGTGCGCTGGGCGGAGTCCCGCCTGCGCGATATGCCGCAT
- the gpM gene encoding phage terminase small subunit gives MNPFRAHTQYVQAQDAARQGGSNASLTGYNQMLLQLTEHRRRLKTVQSNERKAQLKREFLPAYASWIAGLLDADASGQDDVAMYVMIWRIDAGDYTGALDIARHAIKHGWVLPQRFNRTCGTAVAEEFADAAMRAFSAGESFSAAILTQVLDIVEGQDMPDQSRARLHKAMGYALRDNDQAVAALNHLKRALQLDNSSGVKTEINKLESRLRQAMSA, from the coding sequence ATGAATCCGTTCCGTGCTCACACTCAGTATGTACAGGCACAGGATGCCGCCCGGCAGGGCGGCAGTAATGCCAGCCTGACGGGCTACAACCAGATGCTGTTACAGCTGACAGAACACCGCAGGCGCCTTAAAACCGTCCAGTCAAATGAGCGCAAGGCTCAGCTCAAACGTGAGTTTCTTCCCGCTTATGCCTCATGGATTGCCGGTTTACTGGATGCTGACGCGTCAGGCCAGGACGACGTGGCGATGTACGTCATGATCTGGCGGATTGATGCCGGAGACTATACCGGCGCGCTGGACATTGCCCGCCATGCCATTAAACACGGCTGGGTCCTGCCGCAGCGATTCAACCGGACCTGCGGGACCGCTGTTGCGGAAGAGTTTGCCGACGCGGCAATGCGCGCTTTTTCTGCCGGTGAATCATTCAGTGCCGCCATTCTTACCCAGGTGCTCGATATCGTTGAAGGTCAGGATATGCCGGATCAGTCCCGCGCCCGACTTCATAAGGCGATGGGCTACGCGCTGCGGGATAACGATCAGGCAGTGGCGGCACTTAACCATCTGAAGCGTGCCCTGCAGCTGGATAACAGTTCTGGCGTCAAAACCGAAATCAACAAGCTTGAAAGCCGATTGCGACAGGCAATGTCGGCTTAA
- a CDS encoding phage major capsid protein, P2 family: protein MKKETRFKFNGYLTQLAKLNGVSVSDIASKYTAEPSVAQTLETKIQESSSFLQKINIVPVDEQSGERLGLGIGSSIAGNTDTTQKDREPVDPTYIDGEGYKCTQTNSDTALPYAKLDLWAKFQDFQTRIRDAIITRQALDRIMIGFNGVKREKTSDRKTYPLLQDVNIGWLEKIRQEKPVQVMDKIVSEGEVISQTIRVGKGGDFLNLDALVMGAVNEKIAPWYQEDTELVVIVGRQLLADKYFPIVNRDQPNSEALAADLIISQKRIGNLPAVRAPFFPANAMLITRLDNLSIYWQAGTRRRSVIDNPKRDRVENYESVNEAYVVEDYDGACLVENIELLPEQADGNPGAALTAENIQTIVAAAVQGALDAQNAGGTGDGA from the coding sequence ATGAAAAAAGAGACTCGCTTTAAATTTAACGGCTATCTGACGCAGCTCGCCAAACTCAACGGCGTATCTGTGAGCGATATCGCCTCGAAATATACGGCTGAGCCGTCAGTGGCGCAGACGCTGGAAACCAAAATCCAGGAGTCTTCCTCGTTCCTGCAGAAAATCAACATTGTCCCGGTTGATGAGCAGTCCGGCGAGCGCCTGGGGCTGGGTATTGGTTCCAGTATTGCCGGAAATACTGATACCACCCAGAAAGACCGTGAACCTGTTGATCCGACTTACATCGACGGTGAAGGGTACAAGTGTACCCAGACCAACTCTGATACGGCGTTGCCTTATGCGAAGCTGGATTTATGGGCTAAATTCCAGGACTTTCAGACGCGCATCCGTGACGCCATCATTACCCGCCAGGCACTTGACCGCATCATGATCGGCTTCAACGGTGTGAAGCGTGAGAAAACGTCAGACCGCAAGACCTATCCGCTGCTGCAGGATGTGAATATCGGCTGGCTGGAAAAAATCCGCCAGGAGAAGCCCGTTCAGGTTATGGACAAAATCGTGTCCGAAGGCGAGGTGATTTCTCAGACTATCCGTGTCGGCAAAGGCGGCGATTTCCTGAATCTGGACGCGCTGGTTATGGGCGCCGTGAATGAGAAAATTGCGCCGTGGTATCAGGAAGACACGGAGCTGGTTGTTATCGTCGGGCGCCAGTTACTTGCGGATAAATATTTCCCGATCGTCAACCGTGACCAGCCAAACAGCGAAGCGCTGGCGGCAGATCTCATCATCAGCCAGAAGCGTATCGGCAACCTCCCGGCCGTTCGCGCGCCTTTCTTCCCGGCGAATGCCATGCTGATCACCCGTCTGGATAACCTGTCTATTTACTGGCAGGCCGGTACTCGTCGTCGTTCAGTTATCGACAATCCGAAGCGTGACCGCGTGGAGAACTACGAATCCGTTAACGAGGCGTATGTTGTTGAAGATTACGACGGCGCTTGCCTGGTTGAGAACATCGAGTTGTTACCAGAGCAGGCAGACGGCAATCCGGGCGCGGCGCTTACTGCTGAAAATATTCAGACCATCGTTGCTGCAGCAGTGCAGGGCGCGCTTGATGCTCAGAATGCGGGCGGCACTGGCGACGGGGCGTGA
- a CDS encoding GPO family capsid scaffolding protein, producing MAKKSKRFRIGVEGATTDGRVIEREWLTQMAASYNPQVYTALINMEHIKGFTPDGPFRRFGMVEKLEAEEITEGALSGKMALYGWIAPTDDLVTMTSNWQKLFTSMEVNTSFADTGSAYLVGLAITDDPASLGTEMLQFSASAEHNPLARRKLDKDNLFTAAVETLIEFEDVPEKTSLFTRVKELLSRKSADDNARFADVNQAVETIAREHQTLAEQVSTHQTDFSNKLSDLQKVVDETTSALSTLREQLSTQDSRSERRPNATGNNGAEQTTDC from the coding sequence ATGGCAAAAAAATCTAAGCGTTTTCGCATTGGGGTCGAAGGGGCCACCACTGACGGGCGCGTTATTGAGCGTGAATGGCTCACCCAGATGGCAGCGAGCTATAACCCGCAGGTATACACCGCGCTGATCAATATGGAACACATCAAGGGCTTCACCCCTGATGGGCCTTTCCGTCGTTTTGGCATGGTGGAAAAGCTGGAAGCGGAAGAAATCACCGAAGGGGCATTGTCCGGGAAAATGGCGCTGTATGGCTGGATTGCCCCGACTGACGATCTGGTCACGATGACAAGCAACTGGCAGAAGCTTTTCACCTCAATGGAAGTTAACACCAGTTTTGCCGATACCGGCTCCGCTTATCTGGTTGGCCTGGCGATTACTGACGATCCGGCAAGCCTCGGCACTGAAATGCTGCAGTTCAGCGCCAGCGCAGAACATAACCCCCTGGCGCGCCGCAAGCTGGATAAAGACAACCTGTTTACCGCTGCTGTTGAAACACTGATCGAGTTTGAGGACGTGCCGGAAAAAACCAGCCTGTTTACCCGCGTAAAAGAGTTGCTGTCCCGCAAAAGCGCCGATGATAACGCCCGCTTTGCTGATGTGAATCAGGCTGTTGAAACCATCGCACGTGAGCATCAGACGCTGGCAGAGCAGGTCAGCACCCATCAAACCGATTTCAGCAACAAGCTGAGCGATTTGCAAAAGGTTGTTGATGAGACAACCAGCGCACTCTCCACCCTGCGTGAGCAGCTTTCCACCCAGGACAGCCGCAGCGAGCGCCGCCCTAATGCGACCGGTAATAACGGCGCAGAACAAACCACCGATTGCTGA
- a CDS encoding terminase ATPase subunit family protein, giving the protein MTTLTPADLDPRRQAMLMYFQGYRVARIAEMLGEKVATVHSWKKRDKWGEYGPLDQMQLTTAARYCQLVMKEQKEGKDFKEIDLLARQSERQARIGKFNNGGNEADLNPNVANRNKGPRKPPEKNLFTDEQIEKLEEIFRAGMFEYQRHWWDAGIKHRIRNLLKSRQIGATYYFAREALIDALTTGRNQIFLSASKAQAHVFKQYIIDFAKEVDVELKGDPMVLPNGACLYFLGTNARTAQSYHGNLYLDEYFWIPKFQELRKVASGMALHKKWRQTYFSTPSSLTHSAYPFWSGALFNKGRPKADRVEFDLSHSSLVHGVLCPDGQYRQIVTIEDAVNGGCNLFDLDQLRLEYSPDEYNNLLMCQFVDDLASVFPLALLQSCMVDSWDVWDDFEPLLLRPFAYHPVWIGYDPAKGTQNGDSAGCVVIAPPVVPGGKFRILERHQWRGMDFRAQASAIEEITRRYNVTYIGIDSTGVGDGVYKTVKQFFPAAREFVYNPTVKNALVLKAYDIISGRRLEFDAGMLDIAQSFMSIRRSTTASGNRPTYEAARTEEASHADLAWATMHALYNEPLAGASASTSNIVEIF; this is encoded by the coding sequence ATGACAACACTGACCCCCGCAGACCTCGATCCCCGTCGTCAGGCAATGCTGATGTACTTTCAGGGATACCGCGTAGCCCGCATTGCTGAAATGCTGGGCGAAAAAGTTGCAACCGTTCACAGCTGGAAAAAACGCGATAAGTGGGGCGAATATGGCCCACTGGATCAGATGCAGCTCACCACCGCCGCACGTTACTGCCAGCTCGTCATGAAGGAGCAGAAGGAAGGAAAGGACTTTAAAGAAATTGACCTGCTGGCGCGTCAGTCCGAACGACAGGCCAGAATCGGCAAATTTAACAATGGCGGGAATGAAGCAGACCTGAATCCGAACGTGGCGAACCGCAATAAAGGTCCGCGCAAGCCGCCGGAAAAAAACCTGTTTACCGACGAGCAGATCGAAAAGCTGGAAGAGATTTTCCGCGCCGGTATGTTCGAGTACCAGCGCCACTGGTGGGACGCTGGCATCAAGCACCGTATTCGCAACCTCTTAAAGTCACGCCAGATCGGTGCAACCTACTATTTCGCCCGTGAAGCGTTGATAGACGCGCTCACCACGGGGCGAAATCAAATCTTTCTGTCAGCGAGTAAAGCGCAGGCGCACGTTTTTAAACAGTACATCATCGACTTCGCAAAAGAGGTGGACGTTGAACTGAAAGGCGATCCGATGGTGCTGCCTAACGGCGCGTGTCTTTACTTCCTCGGTACAAATGCCCGTACCGCGCAGAGCTATCACGGCAATCTGTATCTTGATGAGTATTTCTGGATACCGAAATTCCAGGAGCTGCGCAAGGTGGCCTCCGGTATGGCGCTACACAAAAAATGGCGTCAGACCTATTTCTCAACACCTTCCAGCCTGACGCACAGCGCCTACCCGTTCTGGTCTGGCGCCCTGTTCAATAAAGGGCGCCCGAAAGCCGACAGGGTAGAATTTGACCTTTCTCACAGTAGCCTGGTGCACGGCGTTTTATGTCCTGACGGCCAGTACCGCCAGATAGTCACCATCGAAGATGCAGTAAACGGCGGGTGTAACCTTTTCGACCTGGACCAGCTGCGCCTGGAGTACAGCCCGGACGAATACAACAACCTGCTGATGTGTCAGTTTGTTGACGACCTGGCGTCCGTGTTCCCGCTGGCGTTGCTGCAGTCCTGCATGGTTGACAGCTGGGATGTGTGGGACGATTTCGAACCACTTTTACTGCGTCCGTTTGCATACCACCCGGTCTGGATCGGCTATGACCCGGCAAAAGGAACGCAGAACGGTGACAGCGCCGGTTGCGTTGTCATTGCACCTCCCGTAGTCCCCGGCGGTAAATTCCGCATACTTGAGCGTCACCAGTGGCGCGGGATGGACTTTCGCGCTCAGGCCTCAGCGATTGAGGAAATCACCAGACGCTACAACGTGACCTACATAGGCATTGACTCGACCGGCGTTGGCGATGGCGTTTACAAAACGGTTAAGCAGTTTTTCCCTGCCGCGCGTGAGTTTGTCTACAACCCGACCGTAAAAAATGCCCTGGTGCTTAAAGCCTACGACATTATCAGCGGGCGCCGTCTGGAGTTTGACGCGGGGATGCTGGATATCGCGCAGTCCTTTATGTCCATTCGCCGTTCAACCACCGCCAGCGGCAACCGGCCAACCTACGAAGCAGCCCGCACAGAGGAAGCCAGCCACGCGGATTTAGCCTGGGCAACCATGCACGCACTTTATAACGAACCACTGGCAGGAGCTTCCGCCAGTACCAGCAACATCGTGGAGATTTTTTAA
- a CDS encoding phage portal protein yields MANRKNRSKAPRGQTATDTANMVSNAHAEAFTFGDPIPVMDRRELFDYLECVQVDRWYEPPISMDGLARTYRAAVHHSSAIQVKRNILTSTFIPHRWLSKQAFSRFAQDFLVFGNAYLEKRMNRLGQIMELRASLAKYTRRGIDPDTYWFAQYGYNAQPYQFDEGSVFHLMEPDVNQELYGMPEYLSAIPSALLNESATLFRRKYYLNGSHAGFIMYMSDPAADQSDVDNIRDALKKSKGPGNFRNLFMYSPNGKKDGIQIIPLSEVAAKDEFLNIKNVSRDDMLAAHRVPPQLMGIIPTNTGGFGDVEKAARVFVRNELMSLQKRMMEVNDWLGDEVISFEPYILDARD; encoded by the coding sequence ATGGCTAACCGCAAAAACCGCAGCAAGGCACCGCGCGGCCAGACCGCCACCGATACGGCCAACATGGTCAGTAATGCACATGCGGAGGCGTTTACGTTTGGCGATCCGATCCCCGTGATGGACCGCCGGGAGTTATTTGATTACCTGGAGTGCGTGCAGGTAGACCGCTGGTACGAACCACCGATCAGCATGGATGGCCTGGCGCGAACTTACCGCGCCGCCGTGCATCACTCCAGCGCTATTCAGGTAAAACGCAATATTCTTACCAGTACCTTCATCCCTCACCGCTGGCTGTCTAAACAAGCCTTTTCCCGGTTCGCCCAGGACTTTCTGGTATTCGGTAATGCCTACCTTGAAAAACGCATGAACCGGTTAGGCCAGATCATGGAGCTGCGCGCCTCGCTTGCCAAATATACCCGTCGTGGCATTGACCCGGACACCTACTGGTTTGCACAGTATGGCTACAACGCGCAGCCCTATCAGTTCGATGAGGGAAGCGTGTTTCACCTGATGGAACCCGACGTTAACCAGGAGCTTTACGGGATGCCGGAATACCTCTCCGCCATTCCCTCCGCCCTGCTGAATGAATCGGCCACGCTGTTTCGCCGTAAGTATTACCTCAACGGTAGCCATGCTGGTTTCATCATGTACATGAGTGATCCAGCCGCCGATCAGAGTGACGTCGACAACATACGCGATGCACTTAAAAAATCGAAAGGGCCAGGCAACTTCCGCAACCTGTTTATGTACAGCCCGAACGGCAAGAAAGACGGCATTCAGATCATCCCGCTTTCAGAAGTCGCAGCGAAAGATGAGTTTCTTAACATCAAGAATGTTAGCCGTGATGACATGCTGGCAGCTCACCGCGTGCCACCGCAGCTAATGGGGATTATTCCAACGAATACCGGCGGGTTCGGCGATGTTGAAAAAGCGGCGCGCGTGTTCGTACGCAATGAGTTGATGTCTTTACAGAAGCGAATGATGGAAGTTAACGACTGGCTGGGTGATGAAGTTATTAGCTTCGAACCATATATCTTAGATGCACGGGATTGA
- a CDS encoding STAS-like domain-containing protein translates to MNKIAYKLPEGDLASRNQAIPQRHKIEVFIKEGNAVDLDLSGVYSISESYSDEIFGVLVVKFGATKVLNQVKVRNASPSILKSIAKVIQRRSNEVASKKVHSVGFDGAYAVC, encoded by the coding sequence ATGAACAAAATCGCATACAAGTTACCCGAGGGTGACCTGGCTTCGCGCAATCAGGCTATCCCCCAGCGACACAAGATTGAAGTTTTTATTAAAGAGGGGAACGCAGTAGATTTGGATTTGAGCGGTGTTTATTCAATTTCCGAATCCTACTCTGATGAAATTTTTGGTGTGCTGGTTGTAAAATTCGGTGCTACCAAAGTCTTGAATCAGGTAAAGGTTAGAAACGCATCCCCTTCAATTCTAAAAAGTATTGCAAAGGTAATCCAACGTCGTAGTAATGAAGTTGCATCAAAGAAGGTGCATTCTGTTGGATTTGATGGCGCATATGCTGTTTGCTAA
- a CDS encoding DinI family protein has product MRIEIMIDKEQKISQATLEALESELYRNLRPLYPKTAIRIRKGSANGLELSGLKLDEDKKRVMEILQQVWEDDSWLH; this is encoded by the coding sequence ATGCGCATTGAAATAATGATCGATAAAGAGCAGAAGATAAGCCAGGCAACACTGGAAGCCCTTGAATCTGAGCTTTACCGAAATTTGCGCCCTCTCTATCCAAAAACGGCAATCCGCATACGTAAGGGAAGCGCTAACGGTCTGGAGCTGAGCGGTTTAAAACTGGACGAAGATAAAAAGCGGGTAATGGAGATTTTGCAGCAGGTCTGGGAGGACGACAGTTGGTTACACTGA
- a CDS encoding replication endonuclease produces the protein MSHHEVEKHGGAEDSAAAFAWNVPKKAINPYMDPAEEAPVSALSNLITLYVADNEQEQLRREALSNEVWERYFYNESRDPVQREMEQDQLISRAKMAREQQKFNPDLVIVADVSAQPAHISKPLLERIKYFEGLGKPKAYSRYLRETIRPCLERLERVRTSQVSASFRFMASHDGLEGLLVLPEMNQEQVKRLSTLVAAHMSMCLDAACGELFMDENVTPEEIRRSWERVAAEAMRLDVIPPAFEQLRRKKHRRKPVPYELIPGSLARMLCADWWYRKLWQMRCEWREEQLRAVCLVNKKASPYVSYEAVIHKREQRRKSLEFFRSHELINEDGDTLDMEDVVNASNSNPAHRRNEMMACVKGLELIAEMRGDCAVFYTITCPSRFHATLNNGRPNPKWTSATVRQSSDYLVDTFAAFRKAMHKAGLRWYGVRVAEPHHDGTVHWHLLCFMRKKDRRSITAMLRKFAIREDREELGTNTGPRFKSELINPRKGTPTSYIAKYISKNIDGRGLAKEISKETGRSLRDSAEHVSAWASLHRVQQFRFFGIPGRQAYRELRLLAGQAARVQGERKAGAPVLDNPRLDAVLAAADAGCFATYIMKQGGVLVPRKHHLVRTAYELNDEPSAYGDHGIRIYGIWSPIAEGKICTHAVKWKKVRKAVDVQEAEADQGACAPWTRGNNCPPVENLNQTGGEVPDITSMDEKVLQNYLHGMGKKERRELVARLRLVKPKRKKAYRQDISEQQRLQLEYELQSRGFDSSEYEVSLLLHGGSLPSGGGLRIFYQNGRLREDDKWRQYY, from the coding sequence GTGAGTCATCACGAAGTTGAAAAGCACGGCGGTGCAGAAGATTCCGCCGCTGCTTTTGCCTGGAATGTACCTAAAAAGGCGATTAACCCCTACATGGACCCGGCGGAAGAAGCGCCGGTTTCTGCGCTTTCAAACCTGATTACTCTCTATGTTGCGGATAACGAGCAGGAGCAGCTGCGCCGCGAGGCCCTGAGTAATGAGGTCTGGGAACGCTATTTCTACAATGAATCCCGTGATCCTGTTCAGCGAGAAATGGAGCAGGATCAGCTGATAAGCCGCGCCAAAATGGCCCGCGAGCAGCAGAAATTCAACCCCGATCTGGTCATCGTTGCTGACGTGAGCGCCCAACCGGCGCATATCAGTAAGCCGCTGCTTGAACGGATTAAATATTTCGAGGGCCTGGGCAAGCCGAAGGCATATTCCCGCTATCTGCGTGAAACCATCAGGCCGTGCCTTGAACGCCTGGAGCGCGTGCGTACCAGCCAGGTTTCTGCCTCGTTCCGTTTTATGGCAAGCCACGACGGGCTGGAGGGCCTGCTGGTCCTGCCGGAAATGAACCAGGAGCAGGTCAAGCGGTTATCTACCCTGGTGGCGGCACACATGAGCATGTGTCTGGATGCTGCCTGCGGTGAGCTGTTTATGGATGAAAACGTTACGCCGGAAGAGATCCGCCGGTCATGGGAAAGGGTGGCCGCTGAGGCCATGCGCCTTGATGTTATCCCGCCTGCTTTCGAACAGCTGCGCCGTAAAAAGCACCGCCGTAAGCCGGTCCCATACGAGCTTATTCCGGGCTCGCTTGCCCGTATGCTTTGCGCGGACTGGTGGTATCGCAAGCTGTGGCAGATGCGGTGTGAATGGCGGGAAGAACAGCTGCGCGCTGTCTGCCTGGTCAACAAAAAAGCGTCCCCGTATGTCAGCTATGAAGCCGTGATCCACAAACGCGAGCAGCGCCGCAAATCGCTGGAGTTCTTCCGCTCGCATGAGCTGATCAATGAAGACGGCGATACGCTGGACATGGAAGACGTGGTGAACGCCAGCAACAGCAACCCGGCACACCGCCGTAATGAAATGATGGCCTGTGTTAAGGGGCTGGAGCTGATCGCGGAAATGCGCGGAGACTGTGCGGTGTTTTATACCATCACCTGCCCGTCACGCTTCCACGCAACCCTTAACAACGGCAGACCTAATCCGAAGTGGACCAGTGCCACTGTCAGGCAGAGCAGTGACTATCTGGTTGATACATTCGCCGCTTTCCGCAAGGCCATGCACAAGGCCGGGCTGCGCTGGTATGGCGTCCGCGTGGCAGAGCCGCACCATGACGGCACCGTGCACTGGCATCTTCTGTGCTTCATGCGCAAAAAAGACCGCCGTTCCATCACTGCGATGCTGCGCAAGTTTGCCATCCGTGAAGACCGCGAGGAGCTGGGCACCAATACGGGGCCGCGCTTCAAGTCCGAGCTAATCAACCCGCGCAAGGGCACGCCGACCAGCTACATTGCCAAATACATCAGCAAGAACATTGACGGGCGGGGGCTGGCTAAAGAAATCAGCAAAGAAACCGGCAGATCACTGCGTGACAGCGCCGAGCATGTCAGCGCCTGGGCGTCACTGCATCGTGTCCAGCAGTTCCGTTTCTTTGGTATTCCGGGGCGTCAGGCATACCGAGAGCTGCGCTTGCTGGCTGGTCAGGCGGCGAGAGTGCAGGGTGAACGCAAAGCGGGCGCACCAGTACTGGATAACCCGCGTCTGGATGCGGTGCTGGCGGCAGCTGATGCGGGCTGCTTTGCCACCTACATCATGAAGCAGGGCGGTGTGCTGGTTCCCCGCAAACATCACCTTGTCCGCACAGCTTATGAGCTTAACGACGAACCGAGCGCCTACGGCGATCACGGTATCCGTATCTATGGTATCTGGTCCCCGATTGCAGAGGGCAAGATTTGCACGCACGCGGTGAAGTGGAAAAAGGTTCGCAAGGCCGTTGACGTTCAGGAGGCGGAAGCCGACCAGGGCGCTTGCGCCCCTTGGACTCGTGGCAATAACTGTCCCCCTGTTGAAAATTTGAACCAGACAGGGGGCGAAGTACCGGATATTACGTCCATGGATGAAAAGGTGCTGCAGAACTATCTGCACGGCATGGGCAAAAAGGAACGGCGTGAGCTGGTCGCCCGGCTCAGGCTGGTAAAACCGAAACGGAAAAAGGCTTACAGGCAGGATATTTCTGAGCAGCAGCGCCTGCAACTGGAGTATGAGCTGCAGTCCAGAGGGTTCGATAGCAGTGAGTACGAGGTGAGTTTACTTTTACACGGCGGCAGCCTTCCGTCAGGGGGAGGACTGCGGATATTTTACCAGAACGGGCGGCTGCGTGAGGATGACAAATGGCGCCAGTATTACTGA
- a CDS encoding DNA adenine methylase, which yields MSTILKWAGNKTAIMSELKKHFPDGPRLVEPFAGSCAVMMATDYPHYLVADINPDLINLYREIATNASDFIERAKHLFKIFNSEDGYYDSRDSFNHDKDPEWRAPLFLFLNRHCYRGLCRYNKKGEFNAPYGNYKKPYFPENEIRAFAKKATRATFICASYDETLALLVPGDVIYCDPPYDGTFSGYHTAGFTEDDQYHLASILECRASEGHPVIVSNSDTFLTRSLYRNFTHNRINVKRSIGIAAGEGKTADELIAVLKPKVWAGFDPAGGPDYSVVHEVRA from the coding sequence ATGAGCACTATCCTGAAATGGGCGGGAAACAAAACCGCCATCATGTCCGAACTCAAAAAGCACTTCCCAGATGGCCCTCGACTGGTTGAACCTTTCGCAGGTTCCTGCGCTGTGATGATGGCAACAGACTATCCTCATTATCTTGTCGCGGATATTAACCCTGATTTAATAAATCTATATCGGGAGATAGCAACAAACGCATCAGATTTTATTGAGCGTGCCAAACATCTGTTTAAAATATTCAATAGTGAAGATGGTTATTATGATAGCCGGGATTCATTCAATCATGATAAAGACCCTGAATGGCGCGCGCCGCTGTTTTTATTCTTAAATCGCCACTGTTACCGTGGTCTTTGCCGTTATAACAAAAAGGGTGAGTTTAACGCCCCTTACGGTAATTATAAAAAACCGTATTTTCCTGAAAATGAAATACGCGCTTTTGCTAAAAAAGCTACCCGCGCCACGTTCATTTGCGCCAGCTATGACGAAACTTTGGCATTATTAGTGCCTGGGGATGTTATTTATTGCGATCCGCCTTATGACGGTACTTTCAGTGGCTATCACACTGCCGGTTTTACTGAGGACGATCAGTATCATCTGGCCTCTATTCTTGAGTGCCGTGCATCAGAAGGCCATCCGGTCATCGTTTCGAACAGCGACACTTTCCTGACTCGTTCCCTGTATCGCAATTTCACTCATAACCGCATTAACGTAAAACGCAGCATTGGTATTGCTGCAGGCGAAGGGAAAACCGCAGACGAACTGATTGCTGTACTCAAACCGAAAGTATGGGCTGGCTTTGATCCAGCCGGCGGCCCTGATTACTCGGTCGTGCATGAGGTGCGCGCGTGA
- a CDS encoding TraR/DksA family transcriptional regulator encodes MADSMDLVQQRVEEERQRHIHTARNRAPGVSRVLCIECDTPIPPARRRAIPGVQCCVTCQEIAELKGKHYNGGVV; translated from the coding sequence ATGGCTGACTCTATGGACCTCGTACAACAGCGCGTTGAAGAAGAACGCCAGCGCCACATCCACACTGCCCGCAACAGAGCGCCGGGCGTTTCCCGTGTGCTTTGCATCGAATGCGATACGCCGATCCCTCCAGCTCGCCGCCGCGCTATTCCGGGCGTGCAGTGCTGTGTGACCTGTCAGGAAATCGCAGAGCTTAAAGGCAAGCACTACAACGGAGGCGTTGTATGA
- a CDS encoding DUF2732 family protein, which translates to MFVAETDPLMTVIDIAKREERKGRALAVSIRLEALATHITNKGLNGVEAAELLRCEATRYENESQELH; encoded by the coding sequence ATGTTTGTAGCCGAAACCGATCCACTTATGACGGTGATCGATATTGCCAAACGTGAGGAGCGCAAAGGCCGCGCGCTCGCAGTTTCAATCCGCCTTGAGGCGCTGGCAACCCACATCACCAACAAAGGGTTAAACGGTGTTGAAGCAGCTGAACTACTGCGCTGCGAAGCAACCCGCTACGAAAACGAATCTCAGGAGCTCCACTAA
- a CDS encoding DUF5347 domain-containing protein — MAIEGTSATVPLSPGQRLEGLNHIAELRASVFGLNIEPELERFIKDMRDRRDINHKQNERALAAIFFMAKIPAERHGVNISDLTTDEKRELVKAMNHFRAVVSLFPKRLTMPN, encoded by the coding sequence ATGGCTATTGAAGGCACTTCTGCGACTGTTCCACTAAGCCCGGGTCAACGGCTTGAAGGACTGAACCATATAGCTGAATTAAGGGCGAGTGTGTTTGGTCTGAATATTGAGCCAGAGCTTGAAAGGTTCATTAAAGATATGCGCGACCGTCGCGATATAAACCATAAACAAAATGAGCGCGCACTGGCTGCCATATTCTTTATGGCAAAAATTCCGGCAGAACGTCACGGCGTCAATATTAGTGATCTGACTACTGACGAAAAGCGGGAACTGGTTAAAGCAATGAATCATTTTCGTGCAGTGGTGAGCTTATTTCCCAAACGGCTAACCATGCCGAATTAA